A genome region from Triticum aestivum cultivar Chinese Spring chromosome 2B, IWGSC CS RefSeq v2.1, whole genome shotgun sequence includes the following:
- the LOC123039462 gene encoding importin subunit beta-1-like: MDESIDVSDALAHASHPDNNIRSIGEDMLKRLQNLDLPNFLLYLSSELLREGIPEESRALAAITLKNSLDSKDPALKDAHKDLLCIKWLSLDPSIRSEIKNKLLMTLEFDSRQSHSRHPSSKVIAKVIARVACMEIPRNQWLDLVGKLVDNMASSSSSLKQATLEVLQYIFEAKIPKVVKGDQVDVVMGSVISALNNQMLDSQVHLTALKALLNILEFTKFEDHAWRNSIVAVCEVAGRINSGAEIKEAAFECLVAIARTCHTILEPYKEIMMSLTSQALEGDVESLKFQCIKLWITVFQEEIDWEEEGEEEEEEEEEKEKEDDDEEEASSFIGPLCSFVPLLLQTYLKEEQGHLKQEDIWKQGDEGDGDISMTGEQEEEGDENVEQEGVNLEDILEQDEEEDETLQGISMTCLGLAARIMKGGVVPLVMHFVQENLNGPHKIAALSPLGFILEGPSVKQLAPLVHLLLVLMDHPEEGVRGRAAWTLGRLFKLVGAHRIVRNEVVVLDRIMKLLIERSKDVPEVSVEVHGALYFLARGYGEDAKSRSKSNSCELSPFVKPLIDALLCASDLARETPFCLLPSPYKALSEIVRVSDTGDLQVRQAVIGLMSHIMRRFNIVLNGHGAVSSVQRKNQLEVLLCGLVEVLIHKLGSTLKGSAKCVLMLLCPLLTRESTSARNGAALAIGALAHAIGADFGQHMPTVLQYFSVKRLSPLYLEVICDICHVLGKEGKEEEVVPCFDHIMEVLYQGMGESTLQPPILSSIGQIALAIGEKFEKYLPPVMEKLIVMEEVAQLDQDPLGDHSNKVREAISKAYHGILGGITDPKSGFKVGMALLDFTEKERKRRDSDRRSRRTRTMTARDTRTMKALVDALSQLSPRVGVWSEALIRSMQEENTPSLNKYKSV; this comes from the exons ATGGATGAATCAATTGATGTGAGTGATGCTCTTGCACATGCGTCACACCCAGACAACAACATaaggtcaataggagaagacatgCTAAAGCGGCTCCAAAATCTTGATCTTCCCAACTTCCTCCTATATTTATCATCTGAGCTTTTGAGGGAGGGGATTCCAGAAGAGTCTAGGGCACTTGCTGCCATCACCCTTAAGAACTCCTTGGACTCAAAGGATCCTGCACTCAAGGATGCACACAAGGATCTACTTTGTATAAAATGGCTCAGCCTGGATCCCTCTATCCGATCAGAGATTAAGAATAAGTTGCTCATGACACTAGAATTTGATTCAAGGCAATCTCATTCAAGGCACCCCTCATCAAAAGTTATTGCAAAAGTTATTGCGAGGGTTGCATGCATGGAGATACCCCGGAATCAATGGCTGGACCTTGTTGGTAAATTAGTGGACAACATGGCAAGTTCATCTTCTTCACTAAAGCAAGCAACTCTAGAGGTGCTCCAGTATATCTTTGAGGCGAAGATCCCTAAAGTTGTCAAGGGGGATCAAGTGGATGTTGTTATGGGTAGTGTCATCAGTGCACTGAATAACCAGATGCTAGATTCTCAAGTCCATCTCACAGCCCTTAAAGCTTTACTCAACATTCTTGAGTTTACTAAGTTTGAAGACCATGCTTGGAGGAATTCTATAGTGGCAGTTTGTGAAGTGGCAGGCAGGATAAATTCTGGAGCAGAGATCAAAGAGGCAGCATTTGAGTGCCTTGTTGCAATTGCACGCACTTGTCATACCATATTAGAACCTTACAAGGAGATCATGATGAGTCTTACATCCCAAGCTTTGGAAGGAGATGTGGAATCACTTAAATTCCAATGTATTAAGTTGTGGATCACTGTTTTCCAAGAAGAGATTGATTgggaagaggaaggggaagaggaggaggaagaagaagaagaaaaagaaaaagaagatgatgatgaagaagaggcaTCTAGCTTTATTGGTCCTCTCTGTTCATTTGTTCCACTTCTCCTACAAACTTACTTAAAGGAAGAACAGGGACATTTAAAACAGGAGGACATTTGGAAACAGGGAGACGAGGGAGATGGAGACATTTCCATGACGGGGGAACAAGAAGAAGAGGGAGATGAAAATGTGGAACAAGAGGGAGTAAACCTTGAAGACATTTTGGAAcaagacgaagaggaagatgagACTCTACAAGGCATTTCCATGACATGCCTAGGCCTTGCAGCTAGAATTATGAAGGGTGGAGTTGTCCCCCTTGTGATGCATTTTGTCCAGGAGAACTTGAATGGGCCACATAAAATAGCAGCATTGTCTCCATTAGGTTTTATCCTGGAAGGTCCCTCGGTCAAGCAACTTGCTCCTCTAGTTCATTTATTGCTTGTCTTGATGGACCATCCGGAGGAAGGTGTAAGAGGCAGGGCTGCCTGGACACTTGGGCGGCTGTTTAAGCTTGTTGGTGCACATAGAATCGTGAGAAATGAGGTGGTGGTCCTGGATCGGATCATGAAGCTCTTGATAGAAAGGAGCAAAGATGTCCCTGAAGTGTCCGTTGAAGTGCATGGAGCTCTATATTTTCTTGCAAGAGGTTATGGAGAAGATGCAAAGTCAAGGTCAAAATCAAACTCATGTGAGCTTTCACCTTTTGTTAAGCCTCTTATTGATGCTCTTCTTTGTGCTTCGGATCTGGCTAGGGAGACCCCTTTTTGCCTTCTTCCATCTCCTTACAAAGCTTTGAGTGAGATTGTGAGAGTTAGTGACACTGGGGACTTACAAGTTCGCCAGGCTGTTATAGGCTTGATGTCTCATATTATGAGGAGATTCAACATTGTGCTTAATGGTCATGGTGCAGTTTCATCTGTTCAGAGGAAGAACCAACTTGAGGTCTTGCTGTGTGGTCTAGTTGAAGTCTTGATCCACAAGCTTGGAAGTACACTCAAGGGGTCTGCTAAATGTGTGTTGATGTTGTTGTGCCCTCTCTTAACCCGTGAGAGTACAAGTGCACGAAATGGAGCAGCCCTTGCCATTGGTGCTCTTGCTCATGCCATTGGTGCTGATTTTGGACAACACATGCCTACGGTGCTACAATATTTCAGTGTGAAGCGACTCTCTCCACTTTATTTAGAAGTGATATGTGATATATGCCATGTCTTGGGAAAAGAGGGAAAAGAGGAAGAAGTGGTGCCATGCTTTGATCATATTATGGAAGTTTTGTATCAAGGTATGGGAGAATCGACACTTCAACCTCCAATTTTATCAAGCATTGGACAGATTGCTCTTGCTATTGGTGAAAAATTTGAGAAGTACCTGCCTCCAGTTATGGAAAAGCTTATAGTTATGGAAGAGGTTGCTCAACTCGATCAGGATCCTCTTGGGGATCATAGTAACAAGGTTAGAGAGGCGATATCTAAGGCCTACCATGGCATATTAGGGGGTATAACCGACCCAAAGTCTGGATTCAAGGTAGGAATGGCTCTACTTGACTTCACTGaaaaggagagaaagagaag ggACAGTGACAGAAGGTCCAGAAGGACTAGGACCATGACAGCAAGGGACACAAGGACCATGAAAGCGCTAGTTGATGCCTTGTCTCAGCTTTCTCCTAGAGTGGGGGTTTGGTCAGAGGCGTTGATTCGATCGATGCAGGAAGAAAATACTCCCTccttaaacaaatataagagcgtttag